In the genome of Curtobacterium sp. MCLR17_036, the window TCGCGACGATCTGCCGCAACGTGTGGTCGTCGTCGGGGCCGTTGCCGACCAGCGCCGCCGCGAAGGCGGTCGCGACGTTCGAGCGGCCGGACCCGGGCGGACCCGTGATGAGCCACGAGTGGGTCATGCCGCCGGTGCCGTCGGTCGACTCGGCCGCGTTGCGGAGCGACGCGACCGCTTCTTCCTGGCCGGTCAGGCCGTCCCAGACGCTCACGACACCATCCTGTCAGCGACCACCGTCATGCGCCGTCGATGCCGACGAGCGGCGCCACGGCCGCACGGATGACGTCCTGCACGTGGTCGGCGGGTGCCGCGGCGTCGACGACCAGGAAGCGGTCCGGCTCGACCTCGGCCATGTCGAGGAACGCCCGGCGCACGGTCTCGTGGAACGCCTCGGCCTCGGACTCGAGCCGATCGAAGGTGTCCCCGCGGGCCGCGGCCACCCGTGCCCGGCCGACGGTGACGTCGAGGTCGAGCAGCACCGTCAGGTCGGGGCGCAGGCCCTCGGACGCCCAGTCGGACACCGAGCGGATGCGCTCCGCTCCGAGGCCGCGCGCGACGCCCTGGTAGGCCACGGACGAGTCCGTGTAGCGGTCCTGCAGCACGACCTCGTCGCGGGCCATGGCCGGACGGACGACGGTCTGCACGTGGTGCGCGCGGTCGGCCGCGTAGAGCAAGGCCTCGGCGCGGGGCGAGACGTGGCCGCGTTCGTGCAGCACGATCTCGCGGATCCGCTCGCCGAGGGCGGTCCCGCCGGGCTCGCGGGTCCGCACCACGGTGCGGCCGTGCTCGCCGAGCCAGGCCGTGAGCATCTCGGCCTGGGTCGTCTTGCCCGCGCCGTCGCCGCCCTCGAGCGTGATGAAGCGACCGGTCACTTCTTCTTGGCCGGAGCCCGCTTGGCCGGCGTCTTCTTCTTGACCGGTCCCTTGGCGCGCTTGTCGGCGATGAGCTGCACCGCGCGGGCGTGGTCGACCGCCTCGACGTCCTCGCCGCGCGGTATCGTCGCGTTCGTCTCGCCGTCCGTGACGTAGGGGCCGAAGCGACCGTCCTTCATCTTGATCGGCTTGCCCGACACGGGGTCGGCGTCGAACTCCTTGAGCGCGGCGCTCGCGGTGCGGTTGCCGCCGTACTTCGGCTGCGCGAAGAGCTCGAGCGCCCCGGGCAGGTCGATGTCGAAGATCGCGTCCTCGCCCGGCAGCGTGCGGGTGTCGGTCCCCTTCTTCAGGTAGGGGCCGTAGCGCCCGTTCTGCGCCGTGATGTCGTTGCCGGACTCCGGGTCCTGCCCGACGACGCGCGGCAGGTCGAGGAGCTTCAGCGCGGTCTCGAGGTCGACGGTCTGCGGGTCCATCGACTTGAACAGCGAGGCCGTGCGCTCCTTCGGGGCGGCGGGCTTCTTCGTCGTCTTCTTCGCGGGCGCCTTCTTGGCCGGTGCCTTCTTCGCGGCGGCCGTGCCGTCGCCAGCGGTGTTCTCGGGCACCGCCTCGGCGGCCGGGGTGGACTCGACGATCTCGCCGGTGGCCGGGTCCGCGGTGGGCTCCGGCTCCGGCGTGCGCTCGGTGACGTAGGGGCCGAAGCGGCCGTCCTTCGCCAGCACCTCTTTCCCGGTCTCCGGGTTGATCCCGACGACGCGGTCGCCGAGGACCGGGGCGTCGACGAGTTCTTTCGCCTTCTCGGCGGTCAGCTCGTCGGGGGCCAGGTCCTCGGGGACGTTGACGCGGCGCGGCTTCTCCGGGTCGTCGCTCGGGACCTCGATGTAGGGCCCGTAGCGGCCGATGCGCAGGGTCAGCCCCGGTGCGAGCTCGACGGAGTTGATCTCGCGCGCGTCGATCTCGCCGAGGTTGTCGATGACCGTGCGGAGCCCGCGCTGGTCCTCGGCACCGCCGCCGAAGTAGAAGCCCTTGAGCCAGTCGACCCGGTCGGCGTCGCCGCGGGCGATCCGGTCGAGGTCCTCTTCCATCTCGGCGGTGAAGTCGTACTCGACGAGTTCGCCGAAGTACTCCTCGAGCAGGCGCACCACGCTGAACGCGATCCAGTTCGGCACGAGCTGGGTCCCGCGCAGGGAGACGTACCCGCGGTCGATGATCGTCGGGCTGATCGTCGGGTAGGTCGACGGACGCCCGATCCCGAGCTCTTCGAGCGTCTTGATC includes:
- the tmk gene encoding dTMP kinase, giving the protein MTGRFITLEGGDGAGKTTQAEMLTAWLGEHGRTVVRTREPGGTALGERIREIVLHERGHVSPRAEALLYAADRAHHVQTVVRPAMARDEVVLQDRYTDSSVAYQGVARGLGAERIRSVSDWASEGLRPDLTVLLDLDVTVGRARVAAARGDTFDRLESEAEAFHETVRRAFLDMAEVEPDRFLVVDAAAPADHVQDVIRAAVAPLVGIDGA